In Odocoileus virginianus isolate 20LAN1187 ecotype Illinois unplaced genomic scaffold, Ovbor_1.2 Unplaced_Contig_1, whole genome shotgun sequence, a single window of DNA contains:
- the LOC110137995 gene encoding small integral membrane protein 10-like protein 2A, whose protein sequence is MAASGALSAAAAAAALSGVAVRLARSAAIRGSYGAFCKGLTRTLITFFDLAWRLRMNFPYFYIVASVMLNVRLQVRIE, encoded by the coding sequence ATGGCGGCGTCGGGGGCTCTGTCTGCCGCGGCAGCAGCAGCGGCCCTGTCGGGCGTGGCAGTGCGGCTGGCGCGCTCAGCCGCGATCCGCGGCTCGTACGGTGCCTTCTGCAAGGGGCTCACGCGCACGTTGATCACCTTCTTTGACCTGGCCTGGCGTCTGCGCATGAACTTCCCCTATTTCTACATCGTGGCCTCGGTGATGCTCAACGTGCGCCTGCAGGTGAGGATCGAGTGA